One window of the Crassaminicella thermophila genome contains the following:
- a CDS encoding single-stranded DNA-binding protein, which translates to MNSVNLIGRWTKDPEMRFTQNGKALTKVSIAVNRTFGEGADFFEVVIWGKIAENTAQYTKKGSKVGIEGRLQQEIWEKDGQKRSKVVIVAERVEFLDNKNSQSNPNNEIDGFQAIDDDDDIPF; encoded by the coding sequence ATGAACAGTGTTAATCTTATAGGAAGATGGACAAAAGATCCAGAAATGCGATTTACTCAAAACGGAAAAGCATTAACAAAAGTAAGTATAGCTGTTAATAGAACTTTTGGAGAAGGAGCAGATTTCTTTGAAGTTGTGATATGGGGAAAGATTGCTGAGAATACAGCACAATATACGAAAAAAGGTAGCAAAGTAGGAATAGAGGGTAGGCTACAACAGGAAATATGGGAAAAAGATGGACAGAAAAGAAGTAAAGTTGTGATAGTAGCTGAGAGAGTAGAATTTCTTGATAATAAAAATAGCCAATCCAATCCCAATAATGAAATAGATGGATTTCAAGCAATAGATGATGACGATGATATACCATTTTAA
- a CDS encoding YopX family protein encodes MFFYKRFFYNGVQFEDVILESIGQYTGLKDVNGMEIYEGDIITDSRKRLFKVEWNDWGWFNRPITNETSYPFFNNGIMKYMEIIGNIYENPELL; translated from the coding sequence ATGTTTTTTTACAAAAGATTTTTTTATAATGGTGTACAGTTTGAAGATGTTATCCTTGAAAGCATAGGACAATATACAGGGTTAAAGGACGTGAATGGAATGGAAATTTATGAGGGAGATATTATTACAGATAGTAGAAAAAGATTGTTCAAGGTTGAATGGAATGATTGGGGATGGTTTAACAGACCGATTACAAATGAAACAAGCTATCCATTTTTTAACAATGGAATAATGAAATACATGGAAATTATCGGAAACATATATGAAAATCCAGAATTGCTGTAG
- a CDS encoding adenine nucleotide alpha hydrolase family protein — protein sequence MFSGGASSSYTAYLVLQEQKKEDVILLHTPTYSEHKDADRFRHKVANFLGLPITVVGDGRDIWDLIEDNNCLPSFHIPFCTTELKIKQSRKFFKMLSEDFIVYFGYGSDEWNRVQKQKIRFEAEGIKSRYPIFEKKISNDEIKNIIRNEWKICLPETYKYLKHNNCIPCFKGGKGHFRKVAKYYPEKFKRAMEIEEKIGHTVFKDCTLKDIWDEVQAGKLQESMFDDDFGIPCMCAD from the coding sequence ATGTTTAGCGGAGGAGCGAGTTCTAGTTATACAGCATATTTGGTTTTACAAGAACAAAAGAAAGAAGATGTTATATTATTACATACACCAACTTATTCAGAACATAAAGATGCAGATAGATTCAGACATAAAGTAGCTAATTTTCTAGGATTACCAATAACTGTAGTTGGAGATGGTAGAGATATATGGGATTTGATAGAAGATAATAATTGTTTACCAAGTTTTCATATACCATTTTGCACAACAGAGTTAAAGATCAAGCAATCGAGGAAGTTTTTTAAAATGTTAAGCGAGGATTTTATAGTATATTTTGGATACGGATCAGATGAATGGAATAGGGTACAAAAACAAAAGATTAGGTTTGAAGCAGAGGGGATTAAATCAAGGTATCCAATATTTGAGAAGAAAATTTCAAATGATGAAATAAAAAATATTATTCGCAACGAATGGAAAATATGTTTACCAGAAACGTATAAATACTTAAAGCATAACAACTGTATTCCGTGTTTTAAAGGTGGTAAGGGACATTTTAGAAAAGTAGCAAAGTATTATCCGGAAAAATTTAAAAGAGCAATGGAGATAGAAGAGAAGATAGGACATACGGTGTTCAAAGATTGTACACTAAAAGACATTTGGGATGAAGTACAGGCAGGAAAACTACAAGAATCTATGTTTGATGATGATTTTGGAATACCTTGTATGTGTGCTGATTAA
- a CDS encoding nucleoid-associated protein: MRNTDAVMIKKAIIHVLDRNGDAPILTDYEQEINEDIHEFLEKHIVKSLGSEENRKGKFRGGSTIVKDSCAAIFKNKETFIEASKDIANQLFKAMKKDNNIPSADLVICLYTAKDKNYIGILKLDYKKSFIHNVEFEEDKLKTSIVPQMIGLPGMSQKLQQCAFVKEIDEEDEYDLIFLDKQVYSDDFEQLFSNVFLNCRSLIDDRDKTKIFKNVTEKWTRRNLKEDIDKAQEVREEVIASMKNCAEIDVEKFVQSVFGNDVEMQQNFIQHLEREGIQLEKIEIDKKWVEKKMKKRIMKTDTGIEIKGEYEDLEDKMKFEIVRNGDGTVNLIIKNVRSMMER; encoded by the coding sequence ATGAGAAATACAGATGCGGTGATGATAAAGAAAGCAATTATTCATGTGTTAGATAGAAATGGAGATGCACCAATCCTTACAGATTATGAACAGGAGATCAATGAGGATATCCATGAATTTTTAGAAAAACATATTGTGAAATCACTAGGTAGTGAAGAAAACAGAAAAGGGAAGTTTAGAGGTGGATCAACGATTGTTAAAGATTCATGTGCAGCAATATTTAAGAACAAAGAAACATTTATCGAAGCTTCAAAGGATATTGCAAACCAGTTGTTTAAGGCGATGAAAAAGGATAACAACATACCTTCTGCTGATTTAGTGATATGTTTATATACAGCAAAGGATAAGAACTACATAGGCATATTGAAACTAGATTACAAAAAGTCATTCATCCATAATGTTGAATTTGAAGAGGACAAGCTTAAGACATCTATAGTGCCACAAATGATAGGTTTGCCTGGAATGAGCCAAAAGTTACAACAATGTGCTTTTGTAAAAGAAATAGATGAAGAGGATGAATATGATCTAATTTTCTTGGATAAGCAAGTTTACAGTGACGATTTTGAGCAGCTATTTTCAAATGTATTTCTGAACTGCAGATCACTGATTGATGATAGGGATAAGACGAAGATTTTTAAAAATGTTACTGAAAAGTGGACTAGAAGAAACCTAAAAGAAGACATAGATAAGGCTCAGGAAGTAAGAGAAGAAGTTATTGCATCCATGAAAAATTGCGCTGAGATAGATGTTGAAAAGTTTGTACAGAGTGTTTTTGGTAATGATGTTGAAATGCAGCAAAATTTTATACAACACCTTGAAAGAGAAGGGATTCAATTAGAAAAAATTGAGATTGATAAAAAATGGGTTGAGAAAAAAATGAAAAAGAGAATTATGAAAACAGATACAGGTATAGAGATAAAAGGAGAGTATGAGGATTTAGAAGATAAAATGAAATTTGAAATAGTAAGGAATGGAGATGGAACGGTAAATCTGATTATAAAAAATGTTAGAAGTATGATGGAAAGGTAA
- a CDS encoding putative HNHc nuclease yields the protein MIIFFSFKLQCYNSEVVHQLYYRIFVFRWNIPLLDHGLNRTDDIGKYLWQCLKIQKCAICGKKEAEIHHWDAIGRGIDRKKYDDSKT from the coding sequence GTGATTATTTTTTTCTCTTTCAAATTGCAGTGTTACAACAGCGAGGTTGTTCATCAATTATATTATAGAATTTTTGTTTTTCGGTGGAATATACCATTACTGGATCATGGACTAAATCGAACGGATGATATAGGGAAATATTTGTGGCAGTGCTTAAAAATACAAAAATGCGCGATATGTGGAAAAAAAGAAGCTGAAATACACCATTGGGATGCAATAGGAAGAGGGATAGATAGGAAGAAATATGATGATTCAAAAACATAG
- a CDS encoding RusA family crossover junction endodeoxyribonuclease gives MGPEGHIQTILTPNGKIEDELRIIIPDIPPSNNKYMGRGSTYTQAFQYQAEKKKWQSVIGWLVREQKWAQNPLKKAVVEITYFFKDKRRRDPDNYSGKFILDSLVRAGVLQDDSFGNIELILKGNYDKKNPRTEVRVRKKMNEYAEIVGYRELEKKELDYLS, from the coding sequence ATGGGACCAGAGGGACATATACAAACGATATTAACACCTAATGGAAAAATCGAAGATGAACTAAGAATAATAATACCAGATATTCCACCTAGCAATAATAAGTACATGGGTAGGGGTTCAACATACACTCAGGCTTTTCAGTATCAAGCAGAAAAGAAAAAATGGCAGTCGGTAATAGGTTGGCTAGTCCGAGAACAAAAATGGGCTCAGAATCCATTAAAAAAGGCCGTGGTAGAAATTACCTATTTCTTCAAAGACAAAAGACGAAGAGATCCAGATAATTATAGCGGGAAATTCATACTAGATAGCTTAGTTCGAGCAGGAGTGTTGCAAGATGATAGTTTTGGAAATATCGAATTAATCTTGAAAGGGAATTATGACAAGAAAAATCCTAGAACAGAGGTAAGGGTTAGGAAAAAAATGAATGAGTATGCTGAAATAGTTGGATACAGAGAACTAGAAAAAAAGGAACTAGATTATCTGTCATAA
- a CDS encoding recombinase RecT, whose translation MSNNVVTTTQEKNITEEVLARVQDLNKKGELVIPKGYSAENALKSAYLILSETVDKDKKPVLQTCSKASIANALLDMVIQGLSPAKKQCYFVAYGGKLQLMRSYMGTVAVTKRLKGVKDVKAYCIYEGDEFETEYNVDTAVLKITKFNPKFENIDIKKIKGAFAVIVGENGPIHTEIMSMAQIRNSWNQGYAKGKSGAHTNFTEEMAKKTVINRACKMFANTSDDSDILIGAFNNSDKADFEEKDKDMVNDVEYEVKEEIKEEKANSKPIGFTNETVKDVAYEEIPKADVEQQQTIMEGPGF comes from the coding sequence ATGTCAAATAATGTAGTGACAACAACACAAGAAAAAAATATTACAGAAGAAGTACTAGCGAGAGTTCAGGACCTAAACAAAAAAGGAGAATTAGTTATTCCAAAAGGATATAGCGCAGAAAACGCTTTAAAAAGTGCATATTTAATACTTTCAGAAACTGTAGACAAGGATAAAAAACCAGTACTTCAAACTTGCAGTAAAGCAAGTATAGCAAATGCTTTGTTAGATATGGTTATACAAGGTTTAAGTCCAGCTAAGAAGCAATGTTACTTTGTAGCTTATGGTGGTAAATTACAGCTTATGAGAAGCTACATGGGAACTGTAGCAGTAACAAAAAGACTAAAAGGAGTAAAGGATGTAAAGGCTTATTGCATATATGAAGGAGACGAATTTGAAACTGAATATAATGTTGATACCGCTGTTTTAAAAATTACTAAATTCAATCCTAAATTCGAGAATATTGATATCAAAAAGATTAAAGGTGCATTTGCAGTAATCGTAGGTGAAAATGGTCCAATTCATACAGAAATTATGAGCATGGCTCAGATAAGAAACTCATGGAATCAGGGGTATGCAAAAGGCAAGAGCGGAGCGCATACAAATTTTACAGAAGAAATGGCTAAAAAAACAGTAATTAATAGAGCTTGTAAGATGTTTGCAAACACAAGTGATGATTCAGATATTCTGATTGGAGCTTTTAATAATTCGGATAAAGCTGATTTTGAAGAAAAAGACAAAGATATGGTGAACGATGTGGAATATGAGGTTAAAGAAGAGATTAAAGAGGAAAAGGCGAACTCAAAGCCTATAGGATTCACTAATGAAACTGTAAAAGATGTTGCGTATGAGGAAATTCCTAAAGCAGATGTAGAGCAGCAACAAACAATAATGGAAGGACCAGGATTCTAA